A genomic window from Bradyrhizobium lupini includes:
- the accC gene encoding acetyl-CoA carboxylase biotin carboxylase subunit → MFDKILIANRGEIALRILRACKELGIATVAVHSTADADAMHVRLSDESVCIGPPASKDSYLNVPALLAACEITGADAVHPGYGFLSENARFAEILAEHNLHFIGPKAEHIRLMGDKIEAKRTAKKLGIPVVPGSDGGVGHNDDAMAIARKIGFPVLVKAAAGGGGRGMKVAESEADLQVALSTAANEAKSAFGDASVYLEKYLQKPRHIEIQILGDGRGGAIHLGERDCSLQRRHQKVWEEGPSPVLTAAARAKIGETCAKAMREMKYLGVGTIEFLFEDGEFYFIEMNTRIQVEHPVTESITDIDLVLEQIRIAAGGDLPARQDEVQVIGHAIECRINAENPQTFRPSPGRITQYHPPGGLGVRIDSAVYQGYTIPPYYDSLVGKLIVHGKTRGECLMRLRRALDEMVVEGIETTLPLFRALVREDDIINGDYHIHWLEQYLANKAEPAPK, encoded by the coding sequence ATGTTCGACAAGATCCTCATAGCCAATCGCGGCGAGATCGCCCTTCGCATCCTCAGGGCCTGCAAGGAGCTCGGGATCGCGACCGTCGCCGTGCATTCAACCGCCGACGCCGACGCCATGCATGTGCGCCTGTCGGACGAGAGCGTGTGCATCGGGCCGCCGGCCTCCAAGGACAGCTATCTCAACGTGCCCGCGCTGCTCGCGGCCTGCGAGATCACCGGGGCCGATGCCGTGCATCCCGGCTACGGCTTCCTGTCGGAAAACGCGCGCTTCGCCGAAATCCTCGCTGAGCATAATCTGCATTTCATCGGCCCGAAGGCCGAGCACATCCGCCTGATGGGCGACAAAATCGAGGCCAAGAGGACCGCCAAGAAGCTCGGCATTCCCGTGGTGCCCGGCTCCGACGGAGGGGTCGGCCACAACGACGACGCGATGGCGATCGCCAGGAAGATCGGCTTCCCCGTGCTGGTCAAAGCCGCGGCGGGCGGCGGCGGCCGCGGCATGAAGGTGGCCGAGAGCGAGGCCGATCTTCAGGTCGCGCTGTCGACGGCCGCCAACGAGGCCAAATCCGCCTTCGGCGATGCTTCCGTCTACCTCGAGAAATATCTGCAGAAGCCGCGTCACATCGAGATCCAGATCCTCGGCGACGGCCGCGGCGGCGCGATTCATCTTGGCGAACGCGACTGCTCGCTGCAGCGACGCCACCAGAAGGTCTGGGAGGAAGGCCCCTCGCCCGTGCTGACCGCGGCTGCGCGCGCCAAGATCGGCGAGACCTGCGCCAAGGCGATGCGCGAGATGAAATATCTCGGCGTCGGCACGATCGAGTTCCTGTTCGAGGACGGCGAGTTCTACTTCATCGAGATGAACACCCGCATCCAGGTCGAGCATCCCGTCACCGAGAGCATCACCGACATCGACCTCGTGCTGGAGCAGATCCGCATCGCCGCCGGCGGCGACCTGCCGGCGAGGCAGGACGAGGTCCAGGTCATCGGCCACGCGATCGAGTGCCGCATCAACGCCGAGAATCCGCAGACCTTTCGTCCTTCGCCCGGCCGCATCACGCAATATCACCCGCCCGGGGGGCTCGGCGTGCGGATCGATTCCGCAGTCTATCAGGGCTATACGATCCCGCCTTATTACGACTCGCTGGTCGGCAAGCTGATCGTGCACGGCAAGACCCGCGGCGAGTGCCTGATGCGGCTGCGCCGGGCGCTGGACGAGATGGTGGTCGAGGGCATCGAGACGACCCTGCCGCTGTTCCGCGCTCTGGTGCGCGAAGACGACATCATCAACGGCGACTATCACATCCACTGGCTGGAACAATATCTCGCCAACAAGGCGGAACCCGCCCCGAAGTAG
- a CDS encoding CHASE3 domain-containing protein: MIADAQRRRRFWQILLFAAGLLVLTVISAGSVYLVNKARDDSKWVIHTIEAENQINALLLEIRRAESTARGYLLTQGEDFKVDHDKAVAAIVPALDRLTRLIGDNPEQRQSIEKLSAAIETRLGQFVQEMDFIRRGEPEKAAALVREIASTDTTAAIANVATGMIQEEERLFRLRTINSDRSQTLAASMTGIGSGLVVLLALISIWLVRRSALARDDAEARLRDANVNLEGVVDERTADLREANNEIQRFAYIVSHDLRSPLVNIMGFTSELEELGGDIFRRIGSLTHVPADGPPLPDGEIALEGPDKQLSEDFSEALGFIKSSIAKMDRLISAILNLTREGRREFQPEKIDTRELIEAIVSTLAHQAADAQAEIHIAPLPDLVSDRLALEQIFSNLIDNAIKYLKPGVPGEIRIRGRTKLGYAIFEISDNGRGIDAKDHQRIFDLFRRAGTQDKPGQGIGLAHVRALVRRLGGTMSVSSELNTGSTFTITLPITWNASNRNADQ; the protein is encoded by the coding sequence GTGATCGCTGACGCGCAGCGGCGGCGTAGATTCTGGCAGATCCTGCTGTTCGCGGCCGGTCTCCTGGTGCTGACCGTGATCAGCGCCGGCTCCGTCTACCTCGTCAACAAGGCGAGAGACGACAGCAAATGGGTGATTCACACGATCGAGGCGGAGAACCAGATCAACGCCCTCCTGCTGGAAATCCGCCGCGCCGAGAGCACCGCCCGGGGTTACCTTCTGACACAAGGCGAGGATTTCAAGGTCGACCATGACAAGGCCGTGGCGGCCATCGTCCCGGCTCTCGACAGGCTCACGCGCCTGATCGGCGACAATCCGGAGCAACGCCAAAGCATCGAGAAGCTGAGCGCGGCGATCGAGACTAGGCTCGGCCAGTTCGTGCAGGAGATGGACTTCATCCGGCGCGGCGAGCCGGAGAAGGCCGCAGCGCTGGTCCGCGAGATCGCCTCCACGGACACCACGGCCGCGATCGCCAATGTCGCGACCGGGATGATTCAGGAGGAGGAACGGCTGTTCCGGCTGCGAACGATCAATTCGGACCGCAGCCAGACCCTGGCCGCGTCGATGACCGGCATCGGCTCCGGCCTCGTCGTGCTGCTGGCCCTGATCTCGATCTGGCTGGTGCGGCGCTCGGCCCTTGCCCGCGACGATGCCGAGGCGCGCCTGCGCGATGCCAATGTCAATCTGGAGGGCGTGGTCGACGAACGCACGGCCGATCTGCGCGAAGCCAACAACGAGATCCAGCGCTTTGCCTATATCGTCAGCCACGATCTGCGCTCGCCACTCGTCAACATCATGGGCTTCACCAGTGAGCTCGAAGAGCTCGGCGGCGACATTTTCCGCCGTATCGGCAGCCTCACCCATGTCCCGGCCGACGGGCCGCCGTTGCCGGACGGCGAGATCGCACTCGAAGGTCCGGACAAGCAGCTGTCAGAGGATTTTTCCGAAGCGCTGGGCTTCATCAAGTCGTCGATCGCCAAGATGGACCGCCTGATCTCGGCGATCCTCAATCTCACCCGCGAGGGCCGGCGCGAGTTCCAGCCGGAAAAGATCGACACGCGCGAGCTGATCGAAGCCATCGTGTCGACGCTGGCGCATCAGGCCGCCGATGCGCAGGCCGAGATCCACATCGCCCCGCTGCCGGATCTCGTCAGCGACCGCCTGGCGCTGGAGCAGATCTTCTCCAATCTGATCGACAACGCCATCAAATATCTCAAGCCCGGCGTCCCCGGCGAGATCAGAATCCGCGGGCGCACCAAGCTCGGCTACGCTATCTTCGAGATCAGCGATAACGGCCGCGGCATCGACGCCAAGGACCACCAGCGGATCTTCGACCTGTTTCGCCGCGCCGGAACCCAGGACAAGCCCGGTCAGGGCATCGGTCTTGCGCATGTGCGTGCACTTGTGCGTCGCCTCGGCGGCACCATGTCGGTATCATCGGAACTGAATACGGGCAGCACGTTCACCATCACGCTGCCCATCACCTGGAACGCCAGCAACCGGAACGCGGATCAATGA
- a CDS encoding response regulator, whose translation MTQPVTIIMIEDDEGHARLIERNIRRSGVNNEIISFANGTEAMKHLFGPDGSGLVQKGNALLILLDLNLPDMTGIDILKQIKENKYLKASPVVVLTTTDDSQEIKRCYELGCNVYITKPVNYENFANAIRQLGLFFSVIQVPPAAP comes from the coding sequence ATGACTCAACCCGTCACCATCATCATGATCGAGGACGACGAGGGCCACGCGCGGCTGATCGAGCGGAACATCCGGAGGTCCGGCGTCAACAACGAGATCATCTCCTTTGCCAACGGCACTGAGGCGATGAAGCACCTGTTCGGGCCCGACGGCAGCGGGCTCGTGCAAAAAGGCAATGCGCTCCTGATCCTGCTCGATCTCAACCTCCCCGACATGACCGGGATCGACATTTTAAAGCAGATCAAGGAGAACAAATACCTGAAGGCCTCGCCCGTGGTGGTGCTGACCACCACCGACGATTCCCAGGAAATCAAACGCTGCTACGAGCTCGGCTGCAACGTCTACATCACCAAGCCCGTGAACTACGAGAATTTCGCCAATGCCATCCGGCAGCTCGGCTTGTTCTTCTCGGTCATCCAGGTCCCGCCCGCCGCCCCATGA
- a CDS encoding sensor histidine kinase, translated as MNQRTPTLLYIDDDGALARLVDRGLTRRGYKVVHAASGEEGLEHIRRAATTGGIDVVALDQYMPGLDGLETLEQIMAIPGAPPVVFVTASQDSSIAVTALKAGAADYLVKDVKGDFIPLLHVAADGALRQAELQKAREEAEAEIHASRDRYAALAAERELLLREVNHRVGNSLQIIASLLHLQASSAAQDEVKAALTNAMGRVAAVAQVHRRLYTSQDLKSVVLNQYLDSLLEDLRRSAEGNRMSRLTLKAEPIEIDPDRAVAVGIIVNELVMNAVKYAYPDGAGPIHVELTSRGDDLLLSISDDGVGDNVKADPRSTGMGQRIVAAMASKLDASVERDPNHSGTRVMLMFRRVPAAAGKPAAAAAN; from the coding sequence ATGAATCAACGTACGCCCACACTGCTCTACATCGACGATGACGGGGCGCTGGCGCGCTTGGTCGATCGCGGCCTGACACGGCGCGGCTACAAGGTCGTTCACGCCGCAAGCGGCGAGGAAGGCCTCGAGCACATCCGCCGCGCGGCCACGACCGGCGGTATCGACGTGGTGGCGCTCGACCAATACATGCCCGGCCTCGACGGACTGGAAACGCTGGAGCAGATCATGGCGATCCCGGGCGCGCCGCCGGTGGTCTTCGTCACGGCCTCGCAGGATTCCAGCATCGCGGTGACGGCGCTGAAGGCGGGCGCGGCCGATTATCTCGTCAAGGACGTCAAGGGCGACTTCATTCCCCTGCTTCACGTCGCGGCCGATGGCGCGCTGCGCCAAGCCGAATTGCAGAAGGCGCGCGAGGAAGCCGAAGCCGAGATCCATGCCTCGCGCGACCGCTACGCTGCTCTTGCAGCCGAACGCGAGCTGCTATTGCGCGAGGTCAACCACCGCGTCGGCAACTCGCTGCAGATCATCGCCTCCCTCCTGCACCTGCAGGCCAGCTCCGCCGCGCAGGACGAGGTCAAGGCTGCGTTGACCAATGCGATGGGCCGCGTGGCCGCAGTCGCGCAAGTGCACCGCCGCCTCTACACCTCGCAAGACCTGAAGAGCGTGGTCCTGAACCAGTATCTGGACTCGCTGCTCGAGGATCTGCGCCGCTCGGCCGAGGGCAACCGGATGTCGCGCCTGACGCTGAAGGCCGAACCGATCGAGATCGATCCGGACCGTGCAGTCGCCGTCGGCATCATCGTCAACGAGCTGGTGATGAACGCGGTAAAATACGCCTACCCTGACGGCGCCGGCCCGATCCATGTGGAGCTGACCTCGCGGGGCGACGATCTCCTGCTGTCGATCAGCGACGATGGCGTCGGCGACAACGTCAAGGCCGATCCGCGCTCCACCGGCATGGGCCAGCGTATCGTCGCAGCCATGGCCAGCAAGCTCGACGCTTCGGTCGAGCGCGACCCCAACCATTCCGGAACCCGCGTCATGTTGATGTTCCGCCGTGTCCCGGCTGCCGCCGGCAAGCCGGCTGCTGCCGCAGCGAACTGA